Sequence from the Saccharopolyspora pogona genome:
CGAGCTCGTGCACGGCTAGCAGATCCGCGGGAGGGGGTCGCCCACCAGCAGATCGACGATGCGGGTGCCGCCGAACGTCGTGTTCAGCAGCACCAGCCCCGGCGGGTCATCCGCGACGCGTCCGATGAGCGCGGCCTGTTCTCCCAGCGGATGCGCCCGCATCGCCTGCAGCGCTGCCTCGGTCCGAGCACCTGGGACGACTACGACGATGCGTCCCTCGCAAGCCACGTAGAGCGGATCGATCCCCAGCAGTTCCGAGACGCCCCGCACTTCGGTGCGCACGGGTACCTCCGCTTCGTCCACGACGACTGCTACCTGCGCGGCCCGGGCGATCTCGTTGAGGATCGTCGCAACACCGCCCCTCGTCGCATCGCGGAGCGCCCGGACGTCCGGAACCGCCGCGAGCAGGTCGGCGACGAGCTGGTGGACGGGTGCGGTATCGGAGACCACGTCGGAGTCGATGTCGAGTTCGCCGCGGGCGAGCATGACCGTCACCCCGTGGTCGCCGATCGGGCCCGAGACCAGGACGGCATCACCCGGGCGGACCGTGTTGACGCCCAGCCGGTGGTCGGTCCGCAGGACGCCGACGCCCGAGGTGTTGATGTAGCAGCCGTCCGCCTTGCCCTTCTCCACGACCTTCGTGTCGCCGGTTACCACCCGCACCCCGGCCGCCAGCGCCGCCTTCGACATCGATTCGACGATGCGGGTCAGGTCGGCGACCGGGAAGCCCTCCTCGATCAGGAAACCGGCCGACAGGTACTGCGGTGTCGCGCCGGAGACGGCGAGGTCGTTTACCGTGCCGTTGACGGCCAGGTCGCCGATGTTCCCGCCGGGAAAGAACAGCGGCGACACCACGAACGAATCCGTGGTGAAAGCCAGCCGGGTTCCGTCCACCGCCAGCTCCGCACTGTCCTCCAGGGGTTCCAGCAATTCGTTGCGGAACGCCTCCAGGAATACGGCCTCGACGAGCGTCTGCGTCGCCTTCCCGCCGGAGCCGTGGGCGAGGGTGATCCGCTCCTCCTTCACCTTCGGCTTGCGGCGGCGGGCCTTCTCGATCCGGTCGAGCACTTGCTGCTCGGGGTCGCGCTGCTCGTCGGTCAGCTCCGCTCGGGGTTCCGCGCTCATGTTCGGCTCGCCTCCCTGACGCGTTCCCGGCTGAACCGGCCGAAGTTGTAGTACGCGGCGCAGGCTCCTTCCGGCGAGACCATGCAGGTGCCGATCGGTGTTTCCGGCGTGCAGGCCGTGCCGAACACCTTGCACTCCCACGGTTTGAGGACGCCCTTGAGCACCTCGCCGCACTGGCATGCCTTGGGGTCGGCCACCCGCACCCCGGGCAGGTCGAAGCGCTGTTCGGCGTCGAACCGCGCGTACGCCTCGCGGAGCCGCAGCGCGGAGTGCGAGATGAAACCCAACCCGCGCCACTCGAAGTACGGCCGCAGCCGCATGGTCTTGGCGATCGCTTCCAGCGCGGTCATGTTGCCCTGCCACGGCACCACGCGGGCGTACTGGTTCTCGACCTCGCAGCGGTTCTCCGCGAGCTGCTTGAGCAGCAGGTAGATCGACTGCATGATGTCCAGCGGTTCGAAGCCCGAGACCACCACGGGCTTGCCGTAGTCGCGGGCGATGAACTCGTACGGCCGGCAGCCGATCACCGTCGACACGTGCCCCGGTCCGAGGAACCCGTCCAGGCGCAGGTCGGGGGAGTCCAGGATCGCCTTGATCGCCGGGATGATCGTCACGTGGTTGCCGAAGACGGAGAAGTTCTCCAGGCCCTCCTGCTCGGCGCGCAGCAGGGTCATCGCCGTCGACGGGGCCGTGGTCTCGAACCCGATCGCCATGAACACCACGTGCCGGTCCGGTTTCTGCCGGGCGAGCTTCAGCGAGTCCAGCGGCGAGTACACCATGCGGATGTTGGTGTCCTCGGCGTTGGAGTCGAAGAAGTTCCCGTTGCTGCCCGGTACCCGCATCATGTCGCCGAACGAGGTCATGAGAACGTCCGGTTGCCGGGCGATGTGGATGGCGTCGTCGACCCGGCCCATCGGGATCACGCACACCGGACACCCGGGGCCGTGCACCAGGGTGACGTTCGCCGGCAGGTAGTCCTCGATCCCGTGCTTGTAGATGGTGTGGGTGTGGCCGCCGCAGACCTCCATGAACTTGTACTGCCGGCCCGGCTCGCAGAGCGCGGCGATCTCGGCCGCCAGCGCCCGCGCCTTGTCCGCGTCCCGGTACTCGTCGACGAATCGCATCCGACCCCCTTGAGCGTTTTCCAGTCTCTTTTTGCATAGCGGTGCGGGTGGCGGAATCAGTCATTCGATGCGGGAGTCCTGCAGCGCATCGATCTCGTCGGTGTAGGTCTGCCCCAAGCCCTCCAGGAACTCCAGCACCGCGCGCGCTTCGGCATCGTCTATTGTGGACAGTGCGAAGCCGACGTGGATCAGGATCCACTCGCCCGGCTCGGGTGGTCTGCCGAGGAGGCTGACGTTGATGTTGCGGCGGACGCCGCTGACTTCGACCTTGGCCAGATCCGGGCGGTCCGGCAGGATCTCGAGGACTTCACCGGGGATCGCGAGGCACATCGGCCGCTCCTCCCGTCCCGTGCAGCGTCAGCAGGGTCATCTCCCACAGCGCGTGGTAGAGCGTGGTCTGCGCTTCCTGGATGCGGTGCACCGAGGCGGACGGCACCACGAAAAGGTGGTCGATGTGCTCGGACTCGGCCATCCGGCCGCCCTTGTCGCCGGCTATCCCGATGGTGAGCAATCCGCGTCGCGCCGCTTCTTCGAACGCCCGCAGCAGGTTCGGCGAGTTCCCGCTGGTGGACAGCCCCACCGCGATGTCGTCGCGGCGGCCGAAGGCGCCGATCTGGCGGGCGAACACCACTTCAAACCCGATGTCGTTGGACAGGGCGGTGACCACCGCGATATCGCTGGTCAACCCGATCGCGGGCAGCGCAGGTGCGGTAGCGCCCGGGTTCAGGAAGAGGCTGGCAAGGTCTTGCGCATCGGTGGAGCTGCCGCCGTTGCCGAAGGTGAGCAGCCGCCCACCGCGGGCGAACCGCTCGGCCATCGCCGACGAGCACGCGACGATCTCGTCGCGGTACCCCTGCTTGACCGCCTCGCGCAACTGCATGATCTCCCGCGCCTTGTCCTGCGTGGACTGGCGCACTTCGGCGAGCACCGCATCGACGTCGCCGTCCGATGTCGACAAGAACGGGTACAGCGACTCGACAGCATCGGCACCTGAACTCACGGCGGTCACTCCTCCACGATCGCGATCGACTCACCGGCGTGGACCAGCACCGTGTCACCGGGACGAGCCGGAACCAGGGCGACGCTGACCACTTCTTCACCCGAATCGGTGGCCACGGCGGCGAGTTCGTCGCCCAGCAGCCGCAGCACCCGGACTTCCGTTGCCCCATCCGAACAGGTCACGCAGGAATCGCCGCGGCAGGTTTCCCCCGGATCTTCGGATGTCATGCGCTCACCCCCTGCTGCAACGCCCCCGGGTGTTCGAAGAACACGTGCACGAGCTCCCACAGCACGTGGTACATGGTCACGTGCGCCTCCTTGACGACCCGCGGATCGACCGCATCGGCGATCAGCACGTGGTCGAGGCCCGTACGGGCGATGCGCCCACCGCCGCCGCCCGCCAGCCCGACGGTCAGCAGGCCTCGATCACGGGCCACGGCCAGGCCGCGCAGGACGTTCCCGCAGTTGCCGTCGGTGGAGATGCCCAGGGCGATGTCCTCCGGGTCGGCCAGGTGCCGGACCTGGTGGGCGAACACCTCGTCCAGCCCCTCGCCGGTGGCCACCCCGGTCACCGTCGCGACGTCCGCGGTCAGCGAGATCGCCGGAAGCGCCTTCTTGCCCACGATCACCGGGTGGACGAACTCGACGGCCACGTGCTGGGCGTCCGTGCTCGGCCCGCCGTTGCCGAACACGATGAGCTTGCCGCCCGCGTGGAACCGGGTGGCCATCGCATGGCATGCGCGGGCGACGCGTTCGGCGTCTCCGACGAGAGTCTGCAGCGGCGGCACCCGTCGTTCGAAGATCTCGTCGACGGCACGAGCAGCTGCTTGTCCGGACCACGGCATCGGGGTCACATCCTCATTCGCGATCGTGCGGCGTACCAACGCTAAGGGCGGTCATGAGCGGCGCACAACTTGATCTGCTTGCCCTGCAATCACATTCGAGCAGCTTTCACGTACCTCGTGATCGCGGGCACCTGCAGCGCGAGAACCACCGCCGCGACCGCGGCCAGCACGCCGAGTGCCACGCGGACGGCCGTGCGCGGCACATGGATGTCATCCTTCATCGACGGTTCCTCCCTCGAAAGCTCGATCAGCCAATAGATCGTCCACAACGGACATGACTGCCTCGATGGCCAGTGCTCGCCCAGCCGGACCAGCGCCACCGGTTCCACCGCAGCCGACCGAGGCGATCCGCTCGCACCGGTGTGCCACGGCGGGCTGAAGCTGCGCACCCGAGTGGGCGAACCCCGGCAGATCTGCGATCTCGATCGAACGGACTTCGCCGGCAGCACCGGCGCACAGCAGAACCGCAGCGTCGCAATCCTCCAGCGAGCGAAGCAAATCCTGCCACCGGATCCCGAAGTTCGCGACGCGCACGCCTGGTGGAAGGTCCGACCTGCGCAGGTCTTCGGTGATCCGATGCGCTCGGCCTCCGCCGGAGCTGAAAATGTCGCCGACCCCCGCGACCAGGACCCGGCGCGCGCTTCCGCCGGGCAGCAGTTCGAGTTCTTCGGGGGAGAAGAAGAACCGGTGACCGAGCTGGCTCATCGGTCCGAGGTCCACCGCGGTGTCACCGAGCAGGGACACGATCACGTAGATCCGGCCGTCCGCACCGTGCTCGACGCCTTCGACCTCGGCGAGCCTGCCCGCGAGAGCGATGTCCACGATGTCGGCGCGACGTGTTGGCCGCAGGCGCACCCGCATTCCGCTGGTCGGCACCGAATCCGCGCCCGGGCTCACGAAACGTCCTGTTCGGTGCGCGCCAGCAGCGCGCTGATCGTCTCGTCCCACGTGCCGAGGGCCCGCGCACGCCGGTAGTCGTGCAGCCGCGAGAAGCTGTCCTCGGACATCCGCACCCATCGGGTTCCGCCGAGCGCCTCGTGCCACAGGCCCGCCGCCAAGTCGAAGGTCGTGTCCTGGGACCAGTCGATCTGCGCGGTCCGCAACCGCTCGTCCGGACCTAGGTGGAAGATCGTGCCGCTGAACAGGAAATCCAGCGGCACGGCGGCATCGCGCACCGCGTGGAAATACTTGGCGACCGCGAGTTCGACATCGTCGGTGCAGACGAGCTGCAACGGCACCACGACGTCGTCGTCGAAAGGTCCGACGACGGTGGTCAGGCGCGCCCAGGGCAGCGGGCGCATCGTGGTCGCCCACCGCTCGGGAACGCCGAAGAGCTCCACGAGCTCGTCCTGCTCCGCGGCGCGGTAGCGGCGGCGGGCCGCAGCGATGCGGATCGCCGTGGTGAGGTTGATGGACCGGACGGAGCCGCCCCCGACCCGGCGCACGTGGAGCTCGAAGCTCAGCGCGGGCACTGCGGCCATGCGCACCGGTTCCGCCCCGGTGACGGCGAAGGCCAGTTCCGGCATGGCGCTGGGTGCCGTCATCAAGACTCCGATCTCCGGAAACCCAGCCCTTTGGGGTGGGGAGAAGTCGATCTCGCGTTTACACGCTCACCACGATGCGTCCCATCTCCCCAGACCGGGACGTGAATGGTGCGAAGAACATAATGGCCGCCGGGCTGGCGGTATCGGCCTGTGGAGCTGGTGTAAGACCTCAACGGGAGTCCTCCCAGACGGGGCGGCTGGCTGTGAAGCAGGAACTTTCGGCCGCGAGGCCGAAGGGAATTCCGGTCCTTTAGGCAGGAATCGGTCAAGCGGGTGAGAGGTTTGGCATCGACGACAGGATGGGGTTGTGCCGCGCGGCTCCGATCCCGGTGGACCGGCGGGCCGTCGACGTCCCATCCGGGTGGTGTCCGGGCTGGCGTTGGTAGTGCCCGACCTGGTTGCCCTGCTCAACGCCCGGGACGTGCGCGGGAGTGTCGCGGTGCACTTGTGGTTTGCCGACCTTGATCACGTTTCCTCCTCAGGCTCTGCCCTGGTGCAGGTTCGCGAAGAACTCGGAGACCTGTCGCCAGACCTCGTCGCCGCCGCTGAAACCACGCCAATGCGTGCGCAGGAGCGCAACCAGCCGGTAGCACTCGTCCAGCGGCAGCAGCCACGCCACCGGCCCACTGCTGAGCCGATCGATCAGCAGCGCCTCGACGTCGCTTTCCAGCGTGGGCAGCTCGGGGTTCGCTTCGACCAACGACCGCCAGCTGCCCGGATCGACGGAGGCGCGCATGGTGCCGACCGGGTTGGGGTAGAACGCGGTGACGCGATCGCTTTCGGCGTTGTGCACGAAGAACGCCAACCCGACTGGGATGCCGAACTGGGCCCACGCCACGTCGTCGAGCACGAACTCGGGTAGCGGTCGCGGTCGTGAGCGGATGCGGCGGTAGTGCCCACCACCGGCGGCCTGGTGATCGAACAGCACGCTGCACGCAGGACAGCTGCACGACAGGGCGCGGGTGGCGGTGTTGAGCAGGTGGCTGTGCTGGTCGGGCAGCTGGTCGGAGCAGAGATCGCAGCGCTCGGCGGGCCCGGCCCTCGGCGCGGGCCTGCGGTGGGCGAGCTGCCGCAACGTCGAGGGCATCGTGCTCACCTCTCCCCGGCCAGTCGCCCGGTCGCGAACAGGTCCTCGACGGGAATGACGGTGGACGGCTGCGGCGCGGCGGCGTCGATCTCCACGCTTTCGAGTTCCGGTGCCGCCGCCATCACCGCCTCTTCTACGGAGGTGCGCATCCGCGCCGCCGTGGACTGGCAGCCGCGAACCGCCACGCGGATTCGGGCAACGCCGTCCTGCACGTCGAGCAGATCGAGGGAACCGGGTTCGAAAGCGTCCTCCACCTCGGCCAGCGCGGTGCCGATCCGGTCCTCGATGCCGACCGGATGCAGGTCGTGCACCAGCAGCAGGTGCGAGACCAGTTCGTCGCGGGCGACGTCGGCGAGGACTTCGGGGTGCCCGGCCTGCTCGATGTGCCGCAGCAACCGCGCCAGGCATTCCCCGTACAGACCGACGACTGCCTGCACGGCCTCGATCGCATGCGTGCCCGCGACCGGTTCCACCCCGGACCCCAGGTCGGAGAGCAACGTCTCGGCGCGCACGATCTCGTCGCGGACCTGCTCGGCGTCCCAAGGCATGGTCAGGAGCCCGCGCCGAACATCGGCGAGTGCGTTCGTTCGAGCACCCGCCCGCCACCCAGGTACATGTGCACACCGCAAGGCAGGCACGGGTCGAAGCTGCGCACGGTCCGCATGATGTCGATGCCCTTGAAGTCGTCGCGCCCGTTCTCCTCGAAGATCGGTTGGCCCTGCACGGCGTCCTCGTACGGGCCGGGTGTGCCGTAGCTGTCGCGCGGGCTCGCGTTCCACGGCGTCGGCGGGTACGGGTGGTAGTTCGCGATCTTGCCGTCCCGGATCACCAAGTGGTGCGACAGCACACCGCGGACCGCTTCGTGGAAGCCGACGCCGATCGCCTCGTCGGGCACGTTGAAGTCCTCGAACACCTTGGTGTTGCCGGACCGCACTTCGGCCAGCGCGCGGTCCAGGAAGTACTGCGCCATCCCGGCGGCGTAGGCCACGAAGTACATCCGCGCCCGGTTGCGCTCCAACGTGTTGGGGAACTGCGGCGGGCGCCATTCCAGCTGCATGTCCGGAAGCGACTGCCCCTTGGCCAGGTCGATTTGCACGCTGTGCCCCGTGGAGCGCACGTAAGGAGTGTTGACACGCCCGGCGAGCGCGGTGGCCCACAGCCGCGCGATCGGACCGCCGCCGGTGTCCAGTGCGAGGTGGTCGCCGGAGCGCTCGTCGAACCAGCGCGGACTCATCACCCAGCTGTACTTCCCGCCGTCGAGATCGCGTTTCTGCGGCTGGGGGACCGTCGTCTGGTTCCAGGGGTGGCGCTGGTCGACCGGGTTCCCCAGCGGGTCCCGGTCCACGAACGTCTGTTCGTTCGCCCAGTCCTCGTAGTAGGAGCTGCCCAGCAGGATGCGCATGCCCAGGTTGATATCGACCAGATCGGTGGTCAGCAGTTCGTTGTCGACCACGATCCCCGGGGTCACGAACATCGCGCGTCCCCACTCGCTCATGTTCCGGTAGTCATAGTCGACGACTTCGGGATCCTGGAAGCACCCCCAACAGCCCAGCAAGGTGCGGCGCCGGCCGACCTCCTCGTAGCCGGGCAGGGCTTCGTAGAAGAAGTCGAACACGTCGTCGTTCATCGCGACCGCGCGCTTGATGAAGTCCAGCACCCGCACCAGCCGCACCTGGTAGTCGGTGAACAGCTGCGGGGTGGCGACCGTGCCGACCCCACCCGGGTAAAGCGTCGACGGGTGCACGTGCCGCCCTTCCATCAGGCAGCACATCTCGCGCGTCACGCGCGACATCTCCAGCGCGGCCTTGTAGGTCTCGCCTTCGAAGGGGTTGAACGACCGCATGATGTCGGCGATTGTGCGGTGGCCGTGGACGTTCCCGCGCGGCGCATCGGTCTGCTCGGCCCGCTTGAGCAGCGACGGGTTGGTCTCCGACACCATCTTCTCGCAGTAGTCGACGAAGACCATGTTGTCCTGGAAGATCGTGTGGTCGAACATGAACTCCGCCGCCTCGCCGAGGTTGATGATCCACTCGCCCAGCGGTGGGGTCTTGACGCCGTAGGCCATGTTCTGCGCGTAGATCGAGCACACCGCGTGGTTGTCCCCGCAGATCCCGCAGATCCGGCTGGTGATGAAGTGGGCGTCGCGCGGGTCCTTGCCCTTCATGAACACGCTGTACCCGCGGAACAGCGATGAGGTGCTGCGGCACTCGACGACCTCGCTGTTGTCGAAGTCCACTTTGGTGTAGATGCCGAGATTGCCGATGATCCGGGTGATCGGATCGAACTCCACCTCGACGAGGTTCCGCTGTTGCGCGCTCATGCCGCTGCTACCTCCACCTCTGCTACCGCGGCTGGAAGCCGCTGGTCAGTTCGGCCCGGTTGTGCCGCCACTTCGGTTCTCGGTTCGCACTGTGGTTGGTGATGCTCCGCAAGGTCCGGACCAGCGGCCCGTACGCCCGCAGCAGGCCAGACGAGAAGCTGCCGCCGGGCGGCTCGTCCATGAACGGCATGAACTTGTCCGGGAATCCCGGCATCGTGCAGCCGATGCAGATCCCGCCCACGTTGGGGCAGCCGCCGATGCCGTCCATCCAGCCTCGCTTGGTGACGTTGCAGTTGACCACCGGTCCCCAGCAGCCGATCTTCACCTGGCACTTCGGCGAGTTGTAGTCGCGCGCGAAGTCGGCTTGCTCGTAGTAGCCGGCGCGGTCGCAGCCCTCGTGGACGGTCTTGCCGAACAGCCACGTCGGACGCAGTTGCTCGTCCAGCGGGATGGTCGGCGCCAGCCCGGCGGCCTGGTGCAGCAACCACAGCAAGGTCTCCATGAAGTTGTCCGGTTGCACCGGGCAGCCGGGCACGTTGACGATCGGCAGCCCGCCGGCGGAGCGGAAGTCCGCCCCGAGGTAGTCGGCCAGGCCCATGCACCCAGTCGGATTGCCGGCCATGGCGTGGATGCCGCCGTAGGTCGCGCAGGTGCCCGCCGCCAGCACCGCCCACGCCTTGGGCGCGAGCCGGTCGAGCCACTCGTTGACGGTTCTCGGTTCGCCGGTTTCGGGATCGTTGCCCATGGACGTCCAGTAGCCGTCGCCGTTGATCCGCTCGTTGGGGATAGAACCCTCCACGACCAGGATGAACGGGCCAAGCTCGTCGCGGTCGGCCTGGTGGAACGCGGCCATGAAGTCCGCGCCGGTCTCGTAGGCCAGCACCTTGTTGTGCAGGTGCACCTTCGGTATTCCCGGGACCGCGCCCAGCACCACGTCCTCGATGCTGGGCAGCGTCGCGTTGGTCACCGACACGGTGTCGCCATCGCAGCTCATGCCCTCCGAGGTCCACAGGATGTGGACCTCGTCTATGTTCGACGGCGTCGACGCAGCACTCATATGCCACTCCGGATCTCCGGTTCCCGCCAACCACTTCGCAACGTCGGCTCCCCCTGACGGCCGACCGTGGCGGCGAGGCCCGCCGCCACCGTAAGTCCATGTGCCCGGCGCAGCACCAGGATCATGCGCTACCCGGTGGTTCGGGTTCCGGCGTCGATCGCGTCGGCGACCAGGTTCCGCACGGTTCTCTCGGCTGATCCGACGGATTCGGCCACCCGTTCGGTGAGCCCCCACCGGCACGAGCAGTCCGCGGGTTCGCACCCGACGACCAGGACGCGGCCCAGCGGCACGCCGAAGCCCTTGCAGCAGGCGAGGACCGCGTCCGGGTTCATGCCGTGGCTGTCCACGCCGGCGGCGGGCTCGATCGCCGCCAGGTCCGGTTCGATGACCGAGACGGTTCCGGGTTCCTCGCCGCGCGCCACCGCGTCGACGAGGATCAGCAGGTCGTACCCGTCCATGAGTTCGTACGCCAGGTGCATGCCGCGGATTCCGAAGTCCGCGACCCGAGCGCCCTCCGGTGGTTCGCAGGCCAGCCGGTCGGCGACCGCGACGCCGAAACCGTCGTCGCCGAGGAACACGTTTCCCACCCCTGCGATCAGGATCCGCGGTCCCGTCATCGATGGCCGTCCGGGTAGCGCATGGTGCCGTGCAACCGGGAGAGCTGCTCCGCGGAGAGCCGCTCCGCGCGGTCGATGATCTCCGCGGCCTTGGGATCGGTTTCCCGGGCCTCGCGCTTCTCGTCATCGGTGAGCGTCATCGTGCGCAGCATGAGGATTTCGTCGATCTCCGTGGCATCGAACAGATCTCCCGGGCTCTGCGGAGCGATCGCCGGGTAGTCGTAGAGGATGATCGGCGCGGACAACACCACGTCTCGTCGCCCCTGCTCCCCGACGAGCACCGGCCAGGTGTGCTCGTTGCGGCACGCTTGCGCGGCCTCGCGAACGCCTTCGGGTGGATCCAGCAGCGAGATGAAATGCCCGCCGCGCACCGCAAGCACGGTGTGCGCCGAAACCAGCGAGCTCCGCAGCATGCCTTCGCGCGTCGCGTGCGAACGGGGGTTCCGCTGCGTCTGGTTCTCGACCACGACCGCCAGGCGCTGCAAACCTCCCCCGATCGAAGTCGTGCGGATGCCGATCGTCCCACGCAGGGGCAGCCAGCGTTCGCGCTCGTTCTCGCCGCCCGGCAGTTCGAACGGGATATCCGCTGCAACGTCGTGTCGATCGAGTTTGACCGTCGCAACGATCTCGCGCAGGCCGCC
This genomic interval carries:
- a CDS encoding nickel-dependent hydrogenase large subunit, translated to MSAQQRNLVEVEFDPITRIIGNLGIYTKVDFDNSEVVECRSTSSLFRGYSVFMKGKDPRDAHFITSRICGICGDNHAVCSIYAQNMAYGVKTPPLGEWIINLGEAAEFMFDHTIFQDNMVFVDYCEKMVSETNPSLLKRAEQTDAPRGNVHGHRTIADIMRSFNPFEGETYKAALEMSRVTREMCCLMEGRHVHPSTLYPGGVGTVATPQLFTDYQVRLVRVLDFIKRAVAMNDDVFDFFYEALPGYEEVGRRRTLLGCWGCFQDPEVVDYDYRNMSEWGRAMFVTPGIVVDNELLTTDLVDINLGMRILLGSSYYEDWANEQTFVDRDPLGNPVDQRHPWNQTTVPQPQKRDLDGGKYSWVMSPRWFDERSGDHLALDTGGGPIARLWATALAGRVNTPYVRSTGHSVQIDLAKGQSLPDMQLEWRPPQFPNTLERNRARMYFVAYAAGMAQYFLDRALAEVRSGNTKVFEDFNVPDEAIGVGFHEAVRGVLSHHLVIRDGKIANYHPYPPTPWNASPRDSYGTPGPYEDAVQGQPIFEENGRDDFKGIDIMRTVRSFDPCLPCGVHMYLGGGRVLERTHSPMFGAGS
- a CDS encoding NADH-quinone oxidoreductase subunit B family protein, translated to MSAASTPSNIDEVHILWTSEGMSCDGDTVSVTNATLPSIEDVVLGAVPGIPKVHLHNKVLAYETGADFMAAFHQADRDELGPFILVVEGSIPNERINGDGYWTSMGNDPETGEPRTVNEWLDRLAPKAWAVLAAGTCATYGGIHAMAGNPTGCMGLADYLGADFRSAGGLPIVNVPGCPVQPDNFMETLLWLLHQAAGLAPTIPLDEQLRPTWLFGKTVHEGCDRAGYYEQADFARDYNSPKCQVKIGCWGPVVNCNVTKRGWMDGIGGCPNVGGICIGCTMPGFPDKFMPFMDEPPGGSFSSGLLRAYGPLVRTLRSITNHSANREPKWRHNRAELTSGFQPR
- a CDS encoding hydrogenase maturation protease, producing the protein MTGPRILIAGVGNVFLGDDGFGVAVADRLACEPPEGARVADFGIRGMHLAYELMDGYDLLILVDAVARGEEPGTVSVIEPDLAAIEPAAGVDSHGMNPDAVLACCKGFGVPLGRVLVVGCEPADCSCRWGLTERVAESVGSAERTVRNLVADAIDAGTRTTG
- a CDS encoding nitrogen fixation protein NifU — its product is MPWDAEQVRDEIVRAETLLSDLGSGVEPVAGTHAIEAVQAVVGLYGECLARLLRHIEQAGHPEVLADVARDELVSHLLLVHDLHPVGIEDRIGTALAEVEDAFEPGSLDLLDVQDGVARIRVAVRGCQSTAARMRTSVEEAVMAAAPELESVEIDAAAPQPSTVIPVEDLFATGRLAGER
- a CDS encoding D-sedoheptulose-7-phosphate isomerase, which produces MTAVSSGADAVESLYPFLSTSDGDVDAVLAEVRQSTQDKAREIMQLREAVKQGYRDEIVACSSAMAERFARGGRLLTFGNGGSSTDAQDLASLFLNPGATAPALPAIGLTSDIAVVTALSNDIGFEVVFARQIGAFGRRDDIAVGLSTSGNSPNLLRAFEEAARRGLLTIGIAGDKGGRMAESEHIDHLFVVPSASVHRIQEAQTTLYHALWEMTLLTLHGTGGAADVPRDPR
- the hypE gene encoding hydrogenase expression/formation protein HypE is translated as MSAEPRAELTDEQRDPEQQVLDRIEKARRRKPKVKEERITLAHGSGGKATQTLVEAVFLEAFRNELLEPLEDSAELAVDGTRLAFTTDSFVVSPLFFPGGNIGDLAVNGTVNDLAVSGATPQYLSAGFLIEEGFPVADLTRIVESMSKAALAAGVRVVTGDTKVVEKGKADGCYINTSGVGVLRTDHRLGVNTVRPGDAVLVSGPIGDHGVTVMLARGELDIDSDVVSDTAPVHQLVADLLAAVPDVRALRDATRGGVATILNEIARAAQVAVVVDEAEVPVRTEVRGVSELLGIDPLYVACEGRIVVVVPGARTEAALQAMRAHPLGEQAALIGRVADDPPGLVLLNTTFGGTRIVDLLVGDPLPRIC
- a CDS encoding DUF6084 family protein yields the protein MTAPSAMPELAFAVTGAEPVRMAAVPALSFELHVRRVGGGSVRSINLTTAIRIAAARRRYRAAEQDELVELFGVPERWATTMRPLPWARLTTVVGPFDDDVVVPLQLVCTDDVELAVAKYFHAVRDAAVPLDFLFSGTIFHLGPDERLRTAQIDWSQDTTFDLAAGLWHEALGGTRWVRMSEDSFSRLHDYRRARALGTWDETISALLARTEQDVS
- a CDS encoding HypC/HybG/HupF family hydrogenase formation chaperone; translation: MTSEDPGETCRGDSCVTCSDGATEVRVLRLLGDELAAVATDSGEEVVSVALVPARPGDTVLVHAGESIAIVEE
- a CDS encoding D-sedoheptulose-7-phosphate isomerase, producing the protein MPWSGQAAARAVDEIFERRVPPLQTLVGDAERVARACHAMATRFHAGGKLIVFGNGGPSTDAQHVAVEFVHPVIVGKKALPAISLTADVATVTGVATGEGLDEVFAHQVRHLADPEDIALGISTDGNCGNVLRGLAVARDRGLLTVGLAGGGGGRIARTGLDHVLIADAVDPRVVKEAHVTMYHVLWELVHVFFEHPGALQQGVSA
- a CDS encoding DUF5947 family protein, with the protein product MPSTLRQLAHRRPAPRAGPAERCDLCSDQLPDQHSHLLNTATRALSCSCPACSVLFDHQAAGGGHYRRIRSRPRPLPEFVLDDVAWAQFGIPVGLAFFVHNAESDRVTAFYPNPVGTMRASVDPGSWRSLVEANPELPTLESDVEALLIDRLSSGPVAWLLPLDECYRLVALLRTHWRGFSGGDEVWRQVSEFFANLHQGRA
- a CDS encoding HypC/HybG/HupF family hydrogenase formation chaperone is translated as MCLAIPGEVLEILPDRPDLAKVEVSGVRRNINVSLLGRPPEPGEWILIHVGFALSTIDDAEARAVLEFLEGLGQTYTDEIDALQDSRIE
- the hypD gene encoding hydrogenase formation protein HypD, yielding MRFVDEYRDADKARALAAEIAALCEPGRQYKFMEVCGGHTHTIYKHGIEDYLPANVTLVHGPGCPVCVIPMGRVDDAIHIARQPDVLMTSFGDMMRVPGSNGNFFDSNAEDTNIRMVYSPLDSLKLARQKPDRHVVFMAIGFETTAPSTAMTLLRAEQEGLENFSVFGNHVTIIPAIKAILDSPDLRLDGFLGPGHVSTVIGCRPYEFIARDYGKPVVVSGFEPLDIMQSIYLLLKQLAENRCEVENQYARVVPWQGNMTALEAIAKTMRLRPYFEWRGLGFISHSALRLREAYARFDAEQRFDLPGVRVADPKACQCGEVLKGVLKPWECKVFGTACTPETPIGTCMVSPEGACAAYYNFGRFSRERVREASRT